The following are encoded in a window of Prochlorococcus marinus str. MIT 1013 genomic DNA:
- a CDS encoding peptidase E — protein MKKHIVAIGGGGFGKSNSSYSIEKYILNLSEKKYPKICFLPTATGDSDTYIVRFYSIFTLLNCIPSHIEFFKRTTDIHNHIMNQDIVFVGGGNTKSMLAIWNDWGMSSMLNEAYNEGVIMSGVSAGAICWFTSGITDSWDNQLRILPCLDFIKGTCCPHYDEEPSRIPYVKKIIMEKKITSCISIEGGSAIHFIDGEPFKNVSFKNNKNTYNVFLNNNDIVESPYEKIQL, from the coding sequence TTGAAAAAGCATATTGTAGCAATTGGTGGTGGTGGATTTGGTAAAAGTAATTCATCATATTCAATAGAAAAATATATACTTAATCTTTCAGAAAAAAAATACCCTAAAATATGTTTTTTACCAACTGCAACAGGAGATAGTGATACCTATATAGTTCGTTTTTATTCTATCTTTACACTTTTAAATTGTATTCCATCTCATATTGAATTTTTTAAAAGAACCACTGATATACATAATCATATTATGAATCAAGATATTGTTTTTGTTGGTGGTGGAAATACAAAGTCTATGTTAGCGATATGGAATGACTGGGGTATGAGTTCTATGCTTAATGAAGCCTATAATGAAGGAGTAATTATGAGCGGAGTAAGTGCAGGTGCAATTTGTTGGTTTACAAGTGGAATTACAGACTCTTGGGATAATCAATTAAGGATCTTACCTTGTTTAGATTTTATAAAAGGTACATGTTGTCCTCATTATGATGAGGAACCTTCTCGTATTCCTTATGTAAAAAAAATAATAATGGAAAAAAAAATCACGAGCTGTATTTCAATAGAAGGAGGTTCAGCTATTCACTTTATTGATGGAGAACCTTTTAAAAATGTTAGTTTTAAAAATAATAAAAATACATATAATGTATTTCTTAATAACAATGATATCGTTGAGAGTCCGTACGAGAAAATTCAATTATAA
- a CDS encoding short-chain dehydrogenase codes for MKIRDWEGVVLIIGAGDIGNTMSDYLKTISPKLDVIICARKLVKQSDIYLDLENDDSFINFEKQISLFKKPIRLVINTSGFLHSNLVRPEKRLSHLNRSNILKNFSINAIAPILIAKSIEKFIRPELPFSFASLSARVGSIGDNRLGGWYSYRASKAAQNQFLKTLSIEWSRKFPFSIVSILHPGTCNTKLSKPFQSGVHKDKLFSPSQSSEYLINIISEQKPSDSGKFLAWDTSIIPW; via the coding sequence ATGAAAATTAGAGATTGGGAGGGAGTGGTTCTAATTATTGGTGCTGGTGATATTGGTAATACAATGTCTGATTATTTGAAGACAATATCGCCAAAGTTGGATGTTATTATATGTGCTCGAAAACTAGTTAAACAAAGTGATATTTATTTAGATCTAGAGAATGATGATTCATTTATTAATTTTGAAAAACAAATTTCACTATTTAAAAAGCCTATTAGACTCGTTATAAATACAAGTGGCTTTCTTCACTCAAATCTTGTAAGACCTGAAAAAAGACTTTCACATTTGAATCGCTCTAATATCTTAAAAAATTTTTCAATTAATGCCATTGCTCCAATTTTGATTGCTAAAAGTATTGAAAAATTCATTAGACCAGAACTCCCCTTTTCATTTGCGAGTTTAAGTGCCAGAGTTGGTAGTATTGGAGATAATAGGCTTGGAGGTTGGTATTCCTATAGGGCTTCCAAAGCAGCTCAGAATCAATTTTTAAAAACATTGAGTATTGAATGGAGTCGAAAATTTCCATTCTCGATTGTATCAATATTACATCCAGGTACTTGTAATACTAAATTATCTAAACCCTTTCAGTCGGGGGTCCATAAAGATAAACTTTTTAGTCCCTCACAATCTTCTGAATATTTGATTAATATTATTTCTGAGCAAAAACCATCAGATTCAGGAAAGTTTTTAGCATGGGATACGAGTATAATTCCTTGGTAA
- a CDS encoding MBL fold metallo-hydrolase: MVIKATYYGANGWLIELDKTRILIDPWLNGDLTFPPGDWLIKGKLVNEKEIPSDIDYLLLTQGQPDHAHAPTLMKIDKGITVIASLTASKVVSKIGFTKINTLKPGEIFTNNNLKIQATSGASVPNIENGYIIDSGSDSIYIEPHGFLDKKIKPRNIDLLITPVLDFSLPIVGNFINGKTVLPQLLNLFNPSTILASTTGGDISFTGIINNLIKVDGSVEDIDLFKDTSTNLINPEPLKKYEFKRQLKLG, from the coding sequence ATGGTGATAAAAGCAACATACTACGGAGCTAATGGTTGGCTTATTGAATTAGATAAAACTAGAATTTTGATTGATCCATGGTTGAATGGTGATTTAACATTCCCACCTGGAGACTGGCTAATAAAAGGGAAATTAGTTAATGAAAAAGAAATTCCTAGTGACATTGATTATTTATTACTAACCCAAGGCCAACCAGATCATGCCCACGCTCCAACATTAATGAAAATAGATAAAGGTATTACAGTAATTGCTTCACTAACAGCTAGCAAAGTAGTTAGCAAAATTGGTTTTACCAAGATAAACACGCTCAAGCCTGGAGAAATCTTTACTAATAACAACTTAAAAATTCAAGCCACATCAGGTGCTTCAGTACCAAATATTGAAAATGGCTACATTATTGATTCAGGCTCTGATTCAATTTATATTGAGCCACATGGTTTTCTAGATAAAAAAATAAAACCTAGAAATATAGATTTATTAATAACACCAGTATTAGATTTTTCATTACCAATTGTAGGTAATTTTATTAATGGGAAAACCGTACTACCTCAATTATTAAATTTATTTAATCCATCAACAATCCTAGCAAGTACTACAGGGGGTGATATCTCTTTTACAGGTATAATAAATAATTTAATTAAAGTAGATGGATCTGTTGAAGACATTGATTTGTTTAAAGATACTAGTACTAACTTGATAAACCCAGAACCATTAAAAAAATACGAATTCAAAAGACAATTAAAATTAGGTTAG